The DNA sequence GTTAAAGGGATCCAGGTTCTTCCTCACAGTATCAGTAAAAAGCACCGGGTCCTGGTTTACaaagaccacaaaaaaaaaacaccatttcaATTTTTATATCGTGTCAATGTAAGCTCATAATGAAAAGATAGATTTTtactgaaaaaatatatatttgcacGTCAGGTGCCTTCTGTCAACTACCTGAGGTATGATGGACATCTTTTGTCGCAAGTCATGCAAGCCCAACTCAGAGGTCAACACGCCATCAATGTAGATGTTCCCTTGTGGCTCCGCCAGGCGAAAGAGCGCCGCCACCAAAGAGCTTTTCCCGGCTCCTGTCCGACCCACAACGCCCACCTGACCAATGGAACACTCTTACAGGGTAACCTTTCTTCTTGGGGTCTCAATGGAATTGACACTTTGGGAGATTTGTCTCACCTTCTCGTTAGGGCAGAAGATGGCGTTGATGTCCTTGAGGATAAGAGGGCTGTCGACGCTATACGACAAATGCACCCGGTCAAAGGTAACCTGGCCTCGGCTGGGCCAATCGAGAGGAGGCCGCGTGCGGGTTACCCAGGGGGCTTCACTCTTTAACTCCGTGTACTCCACCACCCTCTCTACTGATGTCATCTGAGGACAATTGGTATTTGATGTTAAATCATTTGCATTGACCATATGAGGACAATGGAGTTACATGCTGGGTAGCATATACCATGTTCTCTAACTCTGCACTTTGCCTCACGGTCCACTGGAAGTTTCCAACCAGCGTCACGGCGTATGTCAGCACAAGGCCCACTTCGCCGGCCTCCAAGCCTGACAAAAAAACACAGCTACTGTAAGTGACTCAGTAGGAGTTTTTGATTGATCAAGATTGATTCATTTTAAAAGTCCACTCGTCATTTCAGCAATATGTTTTATACCATATACACGTACACTTTTCCATAGGTAGGTCGAGCAATCCCTAATTATTTTACATAGGGCACACCTAACCTTACAGGAGGCTGACAAGTCTCTCTTCCATCTTTCTGCTACAGATACCCAAAGGAGATCAATTTAGCAACTTTGTGATAACATTTCGATGGCACCTGAGCTGCAGAAATTGGTGATATGGCTTGCAAAGTATGGCCTCTCTGAGGGTAGAGCGTGTGCTTCAAAATGGAAGCGCTTCAAAGTGAGGTTGTTGCATTCTATtagttcaccactagatggcatgcACATTTGACACTGCGTTTTTAgtgttgtaaaaaaatagatgcaatttgtttgtctgtgtgattttgcattgtttttttagcattaagctaagcaGACATTTTAGGCAAAGGAACGTGGATATATTAAATATGCAATGCGCAattctttttgttttatgtttagctTGAGCGTAAACCTCAACTTGGAGCAGCAGTTAACAGCATGAAGACTTTTTTGAATAATTGTTGACTATTTTCCAAACTACTTTTGTTGTTAAGTCAGTTGCATTCACTGTCACCACACAGGACTCTGATCTCAAATGTTTTGCTCTCAAGTCAAATCAAAACAAGAGGGTgatttgtatctcaaggcaccactgtactcAACGCTTAACACCGACCAGAGAATATAATGTTTGAACATCCTCACCATCTCGgagtaaaatgcacccaaacgttGCTATGGTGATGAAGACGGAGCAAATGCTGTCCAGTCGCAGGGCAAACCAGCGGGAGGTCATGAGGAAGAGAAACCACGCTTCTGCAATCAACGACACTTCATTGAAAACACGGTCTTCGTATCATGCAACAAAAAGGAGCACGCAAGACAAAAACCTGAGTGTCGATCCTGGTGTGAGTCAAAGGCTTTTGTcagcctctcctctcctccgAGTGCTCGAATGCTGCACAGACCCTGGAGGGATGATGAAAGATGGGAGAAGACTGGACTGCGTGCTGCAAGGGAAGACGGAGCATGTTACGGAACCGGCACGGTTTACAAACCGCTTTAAAGCCTGACGTACTTGTGGATTCCAGACGTTTGATATCCCGTGACGTGGAGAGATAGTAACGTCGCAGGTAGAGGAAGGTGAAGAGCAGGGGGGCAAGGGAGATCAGGAGGAGGGGGATGATGGAAGCTGCCACAGCCAGAACGCCCAGGTTCTGCAAGGAAAGCTGCGaaaggaaagttttttttttttcccatcaaacTACTACATCAATATTTTTTACCTCAGCCTAAGCCAagtgattcccaaccactgtgcctctCAAATTAGTACACGGGTGGTTTTATGTGACCTTGGACACATTTTTTatgctgatttaaaaaatgtccttagctttatttttctttttttttagcactaCATTGCATTATATTGTGTTAGAAAATGGATGTGCTAGAGATGAAACGAGGGCAATTTGAAAATCAGCGCAAACAATCTGGAAAAGTTTActtggctaaaaaaaaatgcaaaaaattgTTGGccagtattattattatcttttactTTTTAATGATGCATCTGTGATGATGTATCCATGCCAGCGATGTATAGTTCAGGCATAGTGGGAAATTTtttaaaggttgggaaacactagtCTAACCAGATAACTCCTCACTTGATAGAAGTCAACAAAGGTGAGTGGTAACATGGAGTCCATCTGGCTGATATCTTTGGAAAAGCGGTTGAGGATTCTTCCTAGCATGCAGGGAAAACAAGCAAACGTTTGGATCAGCTCAGAGCTGAAACAGCGCCATCATCATTCTGACCCGCTTCTCTTCGAAAGTttacatttcaaattttcacCTATAGGGTTGACGTCAAAGAAGCGGACTGGGGTGCGGAGGACAGCCTTGAACATGCGGTTGTGCAACGTCTGAGTGGATCTCACTAACCCGTGGAAGATCACTAAGCTCCTGGCATAACCCAAAATCACGGCGGCTGCAGTCAAACCTGCCCAAGACAGAAAGATGTCCATGGCTGTGTTACTGTCTCGGCTAAGCAAGAAATTTTGAACTCACCAGAATAAATGCCGAGATACAATAGCAGAATGTTGCCACTCTCATTGGTGCTTTTTGCAACAGTCACAACTGTGTCGGTGTTATTGAGCCCATCTTTGGCCCTGTCGACAACAATATCAGCACAAGGTAACATACGAGATTTAATTTGTGTGTGTAGGTGCCAGGCCACTGACTTACCAGAAGACCAGCCACCAGTCCTGCAGAATGTATGCAGCCTAAAAAGAACAACAATGTGTCCAGTACATTAGCTGTGCAACAATACATTAAATTTATTCACTGTACCCTTTGTATGACCAAAGTAGTTCTGACTCACCTCAGTGATGACACTGAGCACCAGAATAGCCAATAAGATCAGAGGGTGACAGTGGGCAGTAAAGTACTTGACATAAACATCCCGCCTGACATTTCCTTCAGCACGAGACTCCTCTTCAGCAGCATGTGCACTCTCAACCTGTAGAAAatatcaataatcaaaatattagaattaaCTGAAAAAATTGTTGCCATGAGGAAATAGGATGAATACTATTTTAAATAGCGAGCACAAACAAAATAATACGAGCACTGTCACCAACGTTTTAAGTAGGGACTTGAAAACAGACTTGTTTTGGCCATTTCTCAGGAGGTGATCTGCTTCTCTTTGCTCTTGTCCATAAACAATTGTACACCGCTTTGCACAGGCAACTCAGTCACATTGAAACAATGGAGAAAGTTACCAACAGCTTTTGACTGCCCACTTTTTGAAGCCAAATGTCTTAACCTCATTAATTCCAAACTTAAAGAAAATCTGCAAATAGGCAACTATGTTGCCTGGATATAAGCAATATATGTAATTCTGCTACTTACAGGAAGCAGGTCAGGGGCACTGCCCTCCGGTGGCAGGAGGGTGCTGTGCGCGTAGAGTGAACTGTTCGAGTGATTTGTCCTCCTGCTCGAGAGTGACTCCctgtcacagttggctgacagaTATGGATATTCCTGCTCTTCCTGGGTTTTGAGCAGCAAGCCGACATCAAGGCCGGAGCTCTGCAACTCGCTGTACGTTCCCTTGGCCATGATACGACCCTTGAAGTACATGAAGAATAAGCAAAATCAGTCAGTAGCTACGTGCAATACTTTTTTATTGAATCAATATTGAATTTAAGCATGGTCAGTGCCCAGGCTGTGGTGGGCTCACAGTGAGCGGGTAGTACGCAATCCCGAAGCAACCATGACGGTCAAAATTGTGATACCAACCTCTTTGATCACCACTATCTGATCAACTGTCCACAGATTGTGAAGCTGGTGAGTAACCAGGATGCGACACTTGTTCTTCAGTAGGCCGCAGATGCACCtaaagaattgtgacaaaaccaCTCACACTTCAAAAAGTCTTTGAAAGGCATGTTAACAAAGAGCTGTAAATGGTTAGACAacataaaagttaaaaaaaaattggcaatcATCGTCCATTTGACCGATGATTCTGGCCGATGCTTGAAGGACTATTTGGTCACTATTTCACACCTTCCCTATGACGCAGATTTTTTAGCGTGCACTTTTAGTGGGTTTTAAATTGTACTCAAATTTTGGAGTAACCCATAATGTATGATGCACACTCACGCTTCAAAGAGATATTTTCCAACTTCGGCATCCACAGCACTCAGAGGATCATCTAATAGGTAGATATCTGCTTCCTCATACACCGCTCTGAGAACACATACACATGAACACAATTATTCTCACAAAGTATGAAAGCAAATGCACAACATCTTTCCACCTGGCCAGATTGATGCGAGCCTTCTGGCCCCCGCTGAGGGTGCCTCCCTTGTCTCCAATTAGGCTCAGGTCTCCATCCGGGAGCAGCTGCAGGTCCTGCGCTCCAATACAATGAACACAACACAATCTGCCGTGTAAGGCCATGGATGTGATGTCTCAAAGAAATATAATCAAACTGCATTCACAATGAATTGCAATTCAAACTATATTGATATAACTATTCGATTGCTTcataacgaaaaaaaaaagtgtgacaattAAAGAGCATATCAGCTGTCGTTTGTGCAATataaagaaaattccagatgaGAAACAGTCTGTTTTGTTCCAACGAAGAACTTTAACCTCAGCCCTTCCAATGCCGACTCACCTTCTTTAGAGCGCAGGCCTTCAGCACACGCTCATACTTCATGGGATCCAGGCTTCTCCCGAACAGGATGTTACTGCGAATGGTCCCCGGGAAAACCCAAGGCTGTTGGGATGCGTAGCTCAGTCGACCTCTCACCGTCATGGTTCCATTGTCGTGGGACAACTCGCCCAAGATGGCACTTAGCAGTGAAGACTGGCGGTATAGATGAATCAAATCGACATTAGGCATTGGTTGTTTGAGATGCATTGATTTGCTAAAAACGTAGCACTGTGGAACACACACAGAGTCCCGCTGACAATTATTGAACAAGCTTTAAGCTCACTTTCCCAGACCCCACTGGTCCGATCACAGCCAGGAGCTGATGTGACTCCACCGTGAGGGAGATGCTCTGCAGAGACGGTGAATCCAGAAGCTGAAAAGAATATAAGATATAGTTGTGATTAAATGTGTGTGAACACTCATTATAGACGAAATGAGTATGCCTATGTACATAGAGctttaatgatttaaaaaaaagaattgggAGTACAAGTTTGAATTCAATTGATTTATTTCCTAATCCGCAGAAGTTCAAAAGTATAGACGCAGGCTCAAATGACTGCCGTAATAAGTTAATGCGTGACTAGAGGCAGGTCTTGGGTTCATCATGCGGCTCTACTCTTTTCACATAACTCTTGTAAAGAATGAATAA is a window from the Syngnathus scovelli strain Florida chromosome 2, RoL_Ssco_1.2, whole genome shotgun sequence genome containing:
- the LOC125989285 gene encoding ATP-binding cassette sub-family C member 4 isoform X3; this translates as MLPVQTWFGKLFGIFRSKTAVLTDSRIRIMNEVVSGIRIIKMYAWEAPFSALVTESRRKEINQIMKSSYLRGLNMASFFASSKIVVFVTFVVYVLLGNGISASRVFVTVSLYGTIKLTVTLFFPLAVEKLSETIVSIHRIKNFLQLDEMNRRKLTLEEKNPNTVEMTKLTCYWDKLLDSPSLQSISLTVESHQLLAVIGPVGSGKSSLLSAILGELSHDNGTMTVRGRLSYASQQPWVFPGTIRSNILFGRSLDPMKYERVLKACALKKDLQLLPDGDLSLIGDKGGTLSGGQKARINLARAVYEEADIYLLDDPLSAVDAEVGKYLFEACICGLLKNKCRILVTHQLHNLWTVDQIVVIKEGRIMAKGTYSELQSSGLDVGLLLKTQEEQEYPYLSANCDRESLSSRRTNHSNSSLYAHSTLLPPEGSAPDLLPVESAHAAEEESRAEGNVRRDVYVKYFTAHCHPLILLAILVLSVITEAAYILQDWWLVFWAKDGLNNTDTVVTVAKSTNESGNILLLYLGIYSGLTAAAVILGYARSLVIFHGLVRSTQTLHNRMFKAVLRTPVRFFDVNPIGRILNRFSKDISQMDSMLPLTFVDFYQLSLQNLGVLAVAASIIPLLLISLAPLLFTFLYLRRYYLSTSRDIKRLESTTRSPVFSHLSSSLQGLCSIRALGGEERLTKAFDSHQDRHSEAWFLFLMTSRWFALRLDSICSVFITIATFGCILLRDGLEAGEVGLVLTYAVTLVGNFQWTVRQSAELENMMTSVERVVEYTELKSEAPWVTRTRPPLDWPSRGQVTFDRVHLSYSVDSPLILKDINAIFCPNEKVGVVGRTGAGKSSLVAALFRLAEPQGNIYIDGVLTSELGLHDLRQKMSIIPQDPVLFTDTVRKNLDPFNQHTDGDLWKALEQVQLKCMVEELPTKLETVLAECGYNFSVGQRQLVCLARAILRKNRILVIDEATANVDPRTDELIQLTIRREFKDCTVFTIAHRLNTIIDSDRILVLDEGRIQELDRPFQLLQNQDGALYRLVQQLGPAEAEALLAAAKQATKTT
- the LOC125989285 gene encoding ATP-binding cassette sub-family C member 4 isoform X1; this translates as MFPENKNIEKPNPLANAGFFSQLFVCWVSPLLHLGRKHRLKERDLYTILPEDESEVLGQDLQRFWDLEVKKATKQLRKPKLSKVLIKCYGKSYTVAGIFAFSLEAIKVIQPLLLGRIIMFFENYNAEDQSSLCMAYLCAGAMCLSTFGLTILQHLYYYFVQRTGMKMRVALCHVIYCKALRLSSQAMGQTTTGQIVNLLSNDINRFDEVTLNLHYLWVGPLQAIVVITFLWYEIGPSCLAGVAVLLLMLPVQTWFGKLFGIFRSKTAVLTDSRIRIMNEVVSGIRIIKMYAWEAPFSALVTESRRKEINQIMKSSYLRGLNMASFFASSKIVVFVTFVVYVLLGNGISASRVFVTVSLYGTIKLTVTLFFPLAVEKLSETIVSIHRIKNFLQLDEMNRRKLTLEEKNPNTVEMTKLTCYWDKLLDSPSLQSISLTVESHQLLAVIGPVGSGKSSLLSAILGELSHDNGTMTVRGRLSYASQQPWVFPGTIRSNILFGRSLDPMKYERVLKACALKKDLQLLPDGDLSLIGDKGGTLSGGQKARINLARAVYEEADIYLLDDPLSAVDAEVGKYLFEACICGLLKNKCRILVTHQLHNLWTVDQIVVIKEGRIMAKGTYSELQSSGLDVGLLLKTQEEQEYPYLSANCDRESLSSRRTNHSNSSLYAHSTLLPPEGSAPDLLPVESAHAAEEESRAEGNVRRDVYVKYFTAHCHPLILLAILVLSVITEAAYILQDWWLVFWAKDGLNNTDTVVTVAKSTNESGNILLLYLGIYSGLTAAAVILGYARSLVIFHGLVRSTQTLHNRMFKAVLRTPVRFFDVNPIGRILNRFSKDISQMDSMLPLTFVDFYQLSLQNLGVLAVAASIIPLLLISLAPLLFTFLYLRRYYLSTSRDIKRLESTTRSPVFSHLSSSLQGLCSIRALGGEERLTKAFDSHQDRHSEAWFLFLMTSRWFALRLDSICSVFITIATFGCILLRDGLEAGEVGLVLTYAVTLVGNFQWTVRQSAELENMMTSVERVVEYTELKSEAPWVTRTRPPLDWPSRGQVTFDRVHLSYSVDSPLILKDINAIFCPNEKVGVVGRTGAGKSSLVAALFRLAEPQGNIYIDGVLTSELGLHDLRQKMSIIPQDPVLFTDTVRKNLDPFNQHTDGDLWKALEQVQLKCMVEELPTKLETVLAECGYNFSVGQRQLVCLARAILRKNRILVIDEATANVDPRTDELIQLTIRREFKDCTVFTIAHRLNTIIDSDRILVLDEGRIQELDRPFQLLQNQDGALYRLVQQLGPAEAEALLAAAKQATKTT
- the LOC125989285 gene encoding ATP-binding cassette sub-family C member 4 isoform X2, translating into MFPENKNIEKPNPLANAGFFSQLFVCWVSPLLHLGRKHRLKERDLYTILPEDESEVLGQDLQRFWDLEVKKATKQLRKPKLSKVLIKCYGKSYTVAGIFAFSLEAIKVIQPLLLGRIIMFFENYNAEDQSSLCMAYLCAGAMCLSTFGLTILQHLYYYFVQRTGMKMRVALCHVIYCKALRLSSQAMGQTTTGQIVNLLSNDINRFDEVTLNLHYLWVGPLQAIVVITFLWYEIGPSCLAGVAVLLLMLPVQTWFGKLFGIFRSKTAVLTDSRIRIMNEVVSGIRIIKMYAWEAPFSALVTESRRKEINQIMKSSYLRGLNMASFFASSKIVVFVTFVVYVLLGNGISASRVFVTVSLYGTIKLTVTLFFPLAVEKLSETIVSIHRIKNFLQLDEMNRRKLTLEEKNPNTVEMTKLTCYWDKLLDSPSLQSISLTVESHQLLAVIGPVGSGKSSLLSAILGELSHDNGTMTVRGRLSYASQQPWVFPGTIRSNILFGRSLDPMKYERVLKACALKKDLQLLPDGDLSLIGDKGGTLSGGQKARINLARAVYEEADIYLLDDPLSAVDAEVGKYLFEACICGLLKNKCRILVTHQLHNLWTVDQIVVIKEGRIMAKGTYSELQSSGLDVGLLLKTQEEQEYPYLSANCDRESLSSRRTNHSNSSLYAHSTLLPPEGSAPDLLPVESAHAAEEESRAEGNVRRDVYVKYFTAHCHPLILLAILVLSVITEAAYILQDWWLVFWAKDGLNNTDTVVTVAKSTNESGNILLLYLGIYSGLTAAAVILGYARSLVIFHGLVRSTQTLHNRMFKAVLRTPVRFFDVNPIGRILNRFSKDISQMDSMLPLTFVDFYQLSLQNLGVLAVAASIIPLLLISLAPLLFTFLYLRRYYLSTSRDIKRLESTTRSPVFSHLSSSLQGLCSIRALGGEERLTKAFDSHQDRHSEAWFLFLMTSRWFALRLDSICSVFITIATFGCILLRDGLEAGEVGLVLTYAVTLVGNFQWTVRQSAELENMMTSVERVVEYTELKSEAPWVTRTRPPLDWPSRGQVTFDRVHLSYSVDSPLILKDINAIFCPNEKVGVVGRTGAGKSSLVAALFRLAEPQGNIYIDGVLTSELGLHDLRQKMSIIPQDPVLFTDTVRKNLDPFNQHTDGDLWKALEQVQLKCMVEELPTKLETVLAECGYNFSVGQRQLVCLARAILRKNRILVIDEATANVDPRCRRGTGCGYPNHISNNYMKNKIIKTSLIS